From a single Sphingobium lignivorans genomic region:
- a CDS encoding transcriptional regulator produces the protein MERQITPFQALERALEVAGSQSALARICGVSQTAVWKWVQSSKRLPAEHVLKVEAATGVSRHLLRPDIYPIEHHAVPPVALPTDDCMAILPRRSIARQSNSKAVLDGRSAA, from the coding sequence ATGGAACGGCAGATCACCCCTTTTCAGGCCCTGGAGCGTGCACTTGAAGTTGCAGGCTCACAGTCGGCGCTCGCCCGCATCTGCGGCGTCTCGCAAACGGCCGTGTGGAAATGGGTGCAAAGCTCGAAGCGATTGCCCGCTGAGCATGTTCTGAAGGTCGAAGCGGCAACAGGCGTCTCCCGGCACCTGCTGCGCCCCGACATTTACCCGATCGAGCATCATGCCGTTCCCCCCGTCGCCCTTCCCACTGACGACTGCATGGCCATCCTGCCGCGCCGCAGCATCGCGCGCCAGTCCAATAGCAAGGCCGTTTTGGACGGGAGGTCGGCGGCATGA
- a CDS encoding ogr/Delta-like zinc finger family protein, which yields MNKPGGIHVRDADLRKGRTKRFMPVVNCPVCGERAYTRTSEEISPETRRLYYVCSHWECGMRWQALLTVERVVSPSGISPNFRPAQLKPGKPPGHEYGQSPPPLLEFMGRTSPA from the coding sequence ATGAACAAGCCGGGGGGCATCCATGTGCGGGACGCCGATCTGCGCAAGGGCAGGACCAAGCGCTTCATGCCGGTCGTCAACTGCCCGGTGTGCGGCGAGCGCGCCTACACGCGCACGTCCGAGGAAATCTCGCCCGAGACGCGGCGCCTCTATTACGTCTGCTCGCACTGGGAGTGCGGGATGCGCTGGCAGGCATTGCTGACCGTGGAGCGGGTGGTTTCCCCGTCCGGCATTTCGCCGAACTTCCGCCCGGCGCAGCTCAAGCCGGGCAAGCCGCCCGGTCATGAATATGGGCAATCCCCGCCGCCACTGCTGGAATTCATGGGCCGAACCTCGCCCGCCTGA
- a CDS encoding XRE family transcriptional regulator — protein MLIPDRLVTRMAEVDETQSSLARKVGVSPQTIGKLVRGESASSSHLHLIAQHLRTTPAYLTGQTDDPDEGAYLPPSEDELAEQMGLLKVDEIDLNIGMGASFLDEAPVRSVARWIPADWVRQFTNAAAHFLTIARPTGDSMYPTINDRDIILIDRSINTIDRQDAIWALSYGGLGTIKRVRAMPDGSYKLMADNPHVREETAVNEEMFVIGRVVGVIRRT, from the coding sequence ATGCTGATCCCAGACCGCCTCGTCACCCGCATGGCCGAGGTGGACGAAACCCAGTCCAGCCTAGCGCGCAAGGTGGGGGTGAGCCCGCAGACTATCGGCAAGCTGGTGCGCGGCGAGTCCGCTTCATCCAGTCATTTGCACCTCATCGCACAGCATCTGCGAACGACGCCGGCCTATCTCACCGGGCAGACCGACGATCCGGACGAAGGAGCCTATCTCCCACCATCCGAAGACGAGCTGGCAGAACAAATGGGGCTCTTAAAGGTCGACGAGATCGATCTGAATATCGGGATGGGCGCCAGCTTTCTGGACGAAGCGCCTGTAAGGAGCGTTGCGCGGTGGATCCCAGCTGACTGGGTGAGGCAATTCACCAACGCAGCCGCCCATTTCCTAACGATCGCCCGACCGACCGGCGATTCCATGTATCCAACGATCAATGATCGGGACATCATTCTGATCGATCGATCAATCAACACAATAGACCGGCAGGATGCGATCTGGGCGCTCTCATATGGCGGGCTTGGGACGATCAAGCGGGTGCGGGCGATGCCCGATGGCTCTTACAAGCTCATGGCGGATAATCCCCATGTTCGGGAAGAAACCGCCGTCAATGAGGAGATGTTTGTTATCGGCCGCGTCGTGGGGGTTATTCGGCGCACTTGA
- a CDS encoding thermonuclease family protein → MIAAAAISCVVIDGDTLRCGRERVRLLAIDAPELPGHCRRGRTCVAGDPEASRASLQRLVARGAISIERNGKDRYGRTLAIVRARGLDVGCAQVKRGHAVFVPRWDAGGRAARSCGRAA, encoded by the coding sequence ATGATCGCCGCTGCTGCCATCTCGTGTGTCGTTATCGACGGCGATACGCTGCGCTGCGGGCGGGAACGCGTGCGGCTGCTGGCTATCGATGCGCCGGAATTGCCGGGCCATTGCCGGCGCGGTCGGACATGCGTAGCCGGGGATCCCGAGGCAAGCCGGGCCAGCCTGCAGCGTCTGGTCGCGCGCGGGGCGATCAGCATCGAGCGCAATGGGAAGGATCGATATGGGCGGACGCTTGCCATCGTCCGCGCCAGGGGGCTCGATGTCGGCTGCGCGCAGGTGAAGCGCGGCCACGCGGTTTTCGTGCCGCGCTGGGATGCCGGCGGGCGTGCCGCGCGCAGTTGCGGACGTGCGGCCTAG
- a CDS encoding SIR2 family NAD-dependent protein deacylase, which produces MARLDFTDEPHIERIAAALWGREPVGSAALLVGAGFSKNAHSVRGAATRMPDWRDIYETMVDQLYPASSDLEGGRRSPHVLGGDPRADHLRQAGAVSAYLRVAEEFEAQFGRDALDKLILRHLPDRQFKPGPLHHMLVALPWADVMTTNWDTLLERAAETAEERVYDVLRTVEEIPEARAPRIIKLHGSFPAHRPFVFTEEDFRKYPHRAGAFLNMAQQLAMENTLVLVGFSGDDPNFLFWSGWVRDQLGSKAPLIYLVGVLNLTAPKRKMLEGRRVQPIDLAKLPEFDRWPSPKRVENAHIWFLEKLRAAEPYPVQRWPRPPVSQVPPLKLVAPRFDPRAPLPDPEPSSIGRGSALELLRELAEQWRHNRKVYPGWVVPPFDTSELLRRNIQRFISDIVRGLREMDEDERLDVLFELNWQHDIALTPLILTVDDIIVELLEAMAPRYDKLHQDQAAQYRALALGVLRHAREESDTAMFERWAKWLDPRVADDPEASARFIYERCLKYRADLDIDSFQALLDAWTVTGNIYWQVRKAGLLADLGRDKEASDLSSQALNAIREQTARGEKDLASWSGETFAMLLRSSALYGEIGKLKENKSVRDRFEIRQEQLQARGCPGKRDFFDLLDRLIQGPPPFKRQTERTPLFDLGSFNHMHRLNGLDSRLERLLAYQALRFQEESGMPARMGNVGLSAQLLIEAARWLIDVAPGRAFNALLQAAPSGTQELDVILTRAAVSRIETVQADALIDRAIRLTGAARRRVEAGIPDAGFWRDRIKSVLEIASRVVLRAPARAPELLDLAVELNREEQFSRQIHKVLRRVRERALEAASPAARGPMLLTLFGQPIPLELGPNAYNGEDLADKVSLAFRADPSDKGWREIVEATIQAVRDSSKRRLATSRLNWLINSRLLDAEDKRRCAAALWAPEFIENGLPGDTVFYPDTFLTLPRPDGTDVQSILATALLTGEPLTDDIVYEGDLAQAYLNGDFALDEKQLLGEIERFHVYVAAHDPPPQRRLSLDNNDGRIVNNCGRMLAGLVKRALVYPSALEPLRVVVELERHPLRIEPAIPALIRLNLLSPEVAMSKVRALLAADEDVEASVLSGLIDELRNRDLVDPAFDCELWQAFSQVISSRQPGALVYIMRYTAEVMRDDPSRIPTKVDASLSAGLERILAETGTDELVSGLSYEPFFARYLGALLVTAMAREKRVIPTFSQAWAEAIDADPLPDMRSARDEAVRPVQIGDNESAE; this is translated from the coding sequence TTGGCGAGATTGGACTTTACGGACGAACCGCACATTGAGCGCATCGCCGCCGCCTTATGGGGGCGCGAACCGGTCGGCTCGGCGGCGCTGCTGGTGGGAGCGGGCTTCAGTAAAAACGCTCATTCGGTTCGCGGCGCGGCAACCCGTATGCCGGACTGGAGGGATATTTACGAGACGATGGTAGACCAGCTCTATCCCGCTTCTTCAGATCTGGAGGGCGGCCGCCGGTCGCCGCATGTCCTGGGCGGCGATCCGAGAGCCGATCATCTGCGCCAAGCTGGCGCAGTCAGTGCCTATCTGCGCGTCGCGGAAGAGTTCGAGGCCCAATTCGGCCGGGATGCACTTGACAAGCTTATACTGCGCCATTTGCCCGATCGCCAGTTCAAACCCGGCCCGCTCCACCACATGCTGGTTGCGCTGCCTTGGGCAGACGTCATGACGACTAACTGGGACACGCTACTAGAGCGCGCTGCTGAAACGGCCGAGGAGCGGGTTTATGACGTCCTGCGCACGGTTGAGGAGATCCCCGAAGCTCGCGCGCCCCGCATCATCAAATTGCATGGCAGCTTTCCCGCGCACCGCCCTTTTGTCTTCACCGAAGAGGATTTTCGGAAATATCCCCACCGCGCGGGTGCGTTCCTCAATATGGCGCAGCAATTGGCAATGGAGAATACGCTCGTCCTTGTCGGCTTCTCCGGCGACGATCCCAACTTCTTGTTCTGGTCAGGCTGGGTCCGCGATCAACTCGGCTCGAAGGCCCCGCTCATCTATCTAGTTGGCGTGCTCAATTTGACGGCGCCGAAGCGCAAGATGCTTGAGGGACGCCGGGTCCAGCCTATCGATCTCGCCAAACTTCCCGAGTTTGATCGTTGGCCGTCACCGAAGCGGGTAGAGAATGCCCATATATGGTTCCTTGAAAAGCTGCGTGCCGCTGAGCCATATCCGGTGCAGCGTTGGCCGCGCCCTCCGGTGAGTCAGGTGCCGCCACTGAAATTGGTAGCGCCGCGGTTCGATCCGCGCGCCCCGCTTCCCGACCCTGAGCCCAGTTCCATCGGGCGCGGGTCTGCGCTCGAACTCCTTCGAGAGCTAGCTGAGCAATGGCGGCATAATCGGAAGGTTTATCCCGGCTGGGTCGTTCCGCCTTTCGACACGAGCGAATTGCTTCGGAGAAATATTCAACGGTTCATCAGCGACATCGTAAGAGGTTTACGCGAGATGGACGAGGATGAGCGGCTGGATGTTCTCTTCGAACTGAATTGGCAGCATGATATTGCACTAACGCCGCTCATCCTCACGGTCGACGACATCATTGTCGAGCTCCTTGAGGCAATGGCACCCCGTTACGACAAGCTACACCAGGATCAGGCGGCTCAGTACCGCGCGCTAGCCCTAGGAGTTCTGCGACACGCCCGCGAGGAAAGCGATACCGCCATGTTCGAGCGTTGGGCCAAGTGGCTCGATCCGCGGGTCGCCGACGATCCGGAGGCGAGCGCCCGTTTCATCTATGAGCGCTGTCTGAAGTATCGCGCCGATCTCGACATCGACTCCTTCCAGGCACTGCTCGATGCCTGGACGGTGACCGGAAACATCTATTGGCAGGTTCGCAAGGCAGGTCTCTTGGCGGATCTGGGGCGAGATAAGGAAGCGTCGGATCTTTCGAGCCAGGCGCTGAACGCCATCCGCGAGCAGACTGCACGCGGCGAGAAGGATCTCGCCTCTTGGTCGGGTGAGACCTTTGCGATGCTACTGCGCTCTTCTGCGCTTTATGGCGAGATAGGCAAGTTGAAGGAGAACAAGTCGGTTCGCGATCGGTTCGAGATCCGCCAGGAGCAGTTGCAAGCACGCGGCTGCCCGGGGAAGCGGGACTTTTTCGATCTTCTGGATCGACTCATCCAGGGACCGCCACCCTTCAAGCGCCAGACCGAACGGACGCCGCTTTTCGATCTAGGCTCATTCAATCACATGCACCGCCTGAATGGGCTGGATTCCCGCCTTGAGCGCCTGCTGGCCTATCAGGCGCTGCGCTTTCAGGAAGAGAGCGGAATGCCAGCGCGCATGGGTAATGTCGGCCTTTCGGCCCAGTTGCTGATCGAAGCTGCGCGCTGGCTGATCGACGTTGCTCCGGGACGGGCCTTTAATGCGCTGCTGCAAGCGGCGCCCAGCGGGACACAGGAGCTCGATGTCATCCTTACGCGCGCGGCCGTTTCGCGGATCGAGACCGTGCAGGCCGATGCGCTGATCGATCGTGCAATCCGCCTGACCGGCGCCGCACGCAGGCGGGTTGAGGCTGGCATCCCCGACGCAGGCTTCTGGAGGGATAGGATTAAGTCGGTCTTGGAGATCGCTTCGCGAGTTGTCCTCCGCGCGCCGGCAAGAGCGCCGGAGCTGCTTGATCTCGCTGTAGAACTCAATCGCGAGGAGCAATTTTCGCGGCAGATTCACAAGGTATTGAGGAGAGTCAGGGAGCGCGCGCTGGAAGCCGCTTCGCCCGCGGCGCGCGGGCCGATGCTACTGACGCTGTTCGGTCAGCCAATCCCCCTCGAACTAGGCCCGAACGCCTACAATGGGGAAGACTTGGCAGACAAAGTTTCGTTGGCATTCCGCGCCGACCCCTCGGATAAGGGCTGGCGAGAGATCGTCGAAGCGACGATCCAGGCAGTGCGCGACAGTTCAAAGCGTAGGCTTGCCACGTCACGCCTGAATTGGCTGATTAATTCGAGATTGCTGGATGCCGAAGATAAGCGGCGCTGTGCAGCTGCGTTGTGGGCGCCGGAATTTATCGAAAATGGGCTGCCGGGCGACACCGTCTTCTATCCCGATACCTTTCTGACCCTGCCGAGGCCTGATGGAACCGACGTCCAGTCAATCCTCGCCACGGCGCTGCTAACGGGTGAGCCGCTCACAGACGATATCGTCTACGAAGGCGATCTTGCCCAAGCCTATCTGAACGGAGATTTCGCCCTCGACGAGAAGCAGCTTTTGGGCGAAATTGAGCGGTTTCACGTTTATGTGGCTGCCCATGATCCGCCGCCGCAACGGCGCCTTTCCCTCGATAACAATGATGGCAGAATTGTGAACAATTGCGGCCGTATGCTCGCCGGTCTGGTGAAGCGGGCGCTGGTCTATCCGTCGGCTCTTGAGCCGCTCAGAGTGGTTGTTGAGCTCGAACGCCACCCGCTTCGGATCGAGCCGGCGATACCGGCGCTAATCCGACTGAACTTGCTCTCGCCGGAGGTGGCAATGTCGAAGGTCCGAGCTCTGCTCGCGGCGGACGAAGACGTGGAAGCTTCGGTGCTGAGCGGCCTGATTGATGAGCTCAGGAACCGGGACTTGGTTGATCCTGCATTCGACTGTGAGCTCTGGCAGGCTTTCTCGCAGGTGATTTCAAGCCGGCAGCCGGGAGCCCTGGTGTACATCATGCGCTACACGGCTGAGGTCATGCGCGATGATCCGTCGCGCATCCCGACGAAAGTCGACGCTTCACTCAGCGCCGGGCTTGAGCGGATCCTTGCTGAGACCGGAACCGACGAACTGGTCTCTGGGCTCAGCTACGAACCGTTTTTTGCACGCTATCTCGGGGCATTGTTGGTGACAGCGATGGCTCGAGAGAAGCGCGTCATACCAACCTTTTCCCAAGCATGGGCCGAAGCTATCGATGCAGATCCGCTGCCCGATATGCGGTCTGCGCGCGACGAAGCGGTCCGGCCTGTGCAGATAGGCGATAACGAAAGCGCTGAGTGA
- a CDS encoding toprim domain-containing protein, with product MRDDIRKEVLERLEQDYRFEGSGAWLQKGKCPGCGGKELFTRREAPWVLRCGRANKCGWEQHVKDLYPEIFDNWSNRFKASEENPNAAADAYLQHARGIDLQGLRGSYTQEYYVDRDTGHGTATIRFPLPGGSWWERLIDQPGRFDRKARFAWRKSYAGQWWTAPDHDLETLARAPRIWIAEGIFDALSFRDAGEVAASVMSTNNYPEAALSDLRRKVAELELGAGPELVFAFDVGKAGREYSIKYVDKARADGWRATAATPLPEGDGEKLDWNDLHQRGRLTPDDLEEYLWHGEVMIAPTATEKACLIYDRKKLSSFSLVHDSRTWWASFNKARIAEIMTAEGVTEKAAARATADVDEIASCAFRILYFQTDVATDESHYYLRVNTPSSRWPAKAAFSTAAMAAGPEFKKRLLGVAPGAQWTGSTRQLEKIIDLQKGKRGIRQVETLDFTGYSREHEAWVLGDLAVKGGRVYRLNEEDYFDLGKMSLKLRTTERILSIDYDPERFDTAWLPVVWKAFRTNGLISISFWVMSFFAEQVRAMHKSVGFLEAIGDPGTGKTTLFEFLWKLCGRADYEGFDPQKATNAALARNLGKVANLPVVLIEGDRDEENGSHAKRFEWEELKTAYNGRAVRSRGVRNGGNETYDPPFRGAIVIEQNYPVNASPAILERIMQLKFDKTGWSTATKIAAAKLEHWPIEPVSGFMTHIIRREAEFLKTFREAFLRHESEIERRGQVNNIRIVKNHAQLAAALDALAGMVEIPDEAHSETIERIYAMAAERRASLSADHDVVQRFWELFDYLEHREDNPTPDTCINRHRKPDEFIAVSLPQFEERCRSRGLIPPGEKDLKRHLKSSKSRRFLKADTVNMVNDRHAHCWIFERPRKSERKEK from the coding sequence ATGCGCGACGATATCAGAAAAGAAGTGCTGGAGCGCCTCGAGCAGGATTACCGCTTCGAGGGGAGCGGCGCCTGGCTGCAGAAGGGCAAGTGCCCGGGATGCGGCGGCAAGGAGCTGTTCACGCGGCGTGAGGCGCCCTGGGTGCTGCGCTGCGGCCGCGCCAACAAGTGCGGGTGGGAACAGCACGTCAAGGATCTCTATCCCGAGATATTCGACAACTGGTCGAACCGCTTCAAGGCGAGCGAGGAAAACCCCAACGCTGCCGCCGACGCCTATCTGCAGCACGCGCGCGGCATCGATCTTCAGGGGCTGCGCGGATCCTACACGCAGGAATATTATGTGGATCGGGACACGGGCCACGGCACCGCGACCATCCGCTTCCCGCTTCCCGGCGGCAGCTGGTGGGAAAGGCTCATCGATCAGCCGGGGCGCTTCGATCGGAAGGCACGTTTCGCCTGGCGCAAAAGCTATGCCGGCCAGTGGTGGACGGCGCCGGACCATGATCTGGAGACGCTCGCCCGCGCGCCGCGCATCTGGATTGCCGAGGGTATTTTCGATGCGCTCTCGTTCCGGGATGCCGGCGAAGTCGCCGCCTCGGTCATGTCCACCAATAATTATCCGGAAGCCGCCTTGTCCGATCTGCGGCGCAAGGTGGCGGAGCTGGAGCTGGGCGCAGGGCCGGAACTCGTCTTCGCCTTCGATGTCGGCAAGGCCGGCCGGGAATATTCGATCAAATATGTCGACAAGGCCCGGGCGGACGGATGGCGCGCCACTGCGGCGACACCCCTGCCCGAAGGGGATGGCGAAAAGCTCGACTGGAACGATCTCCACCAGCGCGGCCGGCTGACGCCGGACGATCTTGAGGAATATCTCTGGCACGGCGAGGTGATGATCGCGCCGACGGCCACGGAAAAGGCCTGTCTGATCTACGATCGCAAAAAGCTGAGCAGTTTCAGCCTCGTGCATGACAGCCGCACATGGTGGGCCTCATTCAACAAGGCCCGCATCGCGGAGATCATGACGGCCGAGGGGGTGACCGAGAAAGCCGCAGCGCGCGCCACCGCCGATGTCGACGAGATCGCCAGCTGCGCTTTCCGGATCCTCTATTTCCAGACCGACGTCGCGACCGACGAAAGCCATTATTATCTGCGCGTCAACACGCCATCGTCCCGCTGGCCGGCAAAGGCGGCATTCAGCACCGCCGCCATGGCTGCGGGGCCGGAATTCAAGAAGCGGCTGCTCGGTGTTGCGCCCGGCGCGCAGTGGACCGGATCGACACGCCAGCTCGAGAAGATCATCGATCTTCAGAAGGGCAAGCGCGGCATCCGCCAGGTCGAGACGCTGGATTTCACCGGCTACAGCCGAGAGCACGAGGCCTGGGTGCTGGGCGACCTCGCGGTAAAGGGGGGGCGGGTCTACCGCCTGAATGAAGAGGACTATTTCGATCTCGGCAAGATGTCGCTCAAGCTCCGCACGACGGAGCGCATCCTGTCGATCGACTATGATCCGGAGCGGTTCGATACCGCCTGGTTGCCGGTGGTCTGGAAGGCGTTCCGCACCAATGGGCTGATCAGCATTTCCTTTTGGGTGATGAGCTTTTTCGCGGAGCAGGTCCGCGCGATGCACAAGAGCGTTGGCTTCCTCGAGGCGATCGGGGATCCCGGCACGGGCAAGACCACGCTCTTCGAGTTTCTCTGGAAGCTCTGTGGCCGCGCCGATTACGAAGGCTTCGACCCGCAGAAGGCCACCAACGCCGCGCTGGCCCGCAATCTGGGCAAGGTCGCCAATCTTCCCGTCGTGCTCATTGAGGGCGACCGGGACGAGGAAAACGGCTCCCACGCCAAGCGCTTCGAATGGGAAGAGCTGAAGACGGCCTATAACGGCCGCGCCGTGCGCTCGCGTGGCGTGCGCAATGGCGGCAACGAAACCTATGATCCGCCGTTCCGGGGCGCGATCGTCATCGAGCAGAATTACCCGGTGAATGCCTCGCCGGCGATCCTCGAGCGCATCATGCAGCTCAAGTTCGACAAGACGGGGTGGAGCACGGCCACCAAGATCGCCGCCGCCAAGCTCGAGCATTGGCCGATCGAGCCTGTCTCCGGCTTCATGACGCACATCATTCGCCGCGAAGCCGAGTTCCTGAAGACCTTCCGCGAAGCCTTCCTCCGCCACGAATCCGAGATCGAGCGGCGCGGGCAGGTCAACAACATCCGCATCGTCAAGAACCATGCCCAGCTCGCCGCCGCGCTCGATGCCCTGGCGGGTATGGTGGAGATCCCGGACGAGGCGCACAGCGAGACCATCGAGCGGATCTACGCCATGGCGGCCGAGCGCCGCGCGTCACTCTCCGCCGATCATGATGTCGTCCAGCGCTTCTGGGAACTGTTCGATTATCTCGAGCATCGCGAGGACAATCCTACCCCGGACACCTGCATCAACCGGCACCGCAAGCCGGATGAATTCATCGCGGTTTCCCTGCCCCAATTCGAGGAACGTTGCCGCTCGCGCGGGCTCATCCCGCCCGGTGAGAAGGACCTCAAGCGCCATCTGAAAAGCTCGAAATCCCGCCGATTCCTGAAGGCCGACACGGTGAACATGGTCAACGATCGCCATGCGCACTGCTGGATTTTCGAGCGCCCCCGCAAATCCGAACGGAAGGAGAAGTGA
- a CDS encoding contractile injection system protein, VgrG/Pvc8 family, translated as MSGYVHPKASWKVTLDGRDLTTTMDPLLISLAISEKRGEAADQLDIVLRDRDGQVEIPREGAVLRVSLGWERGSGVPAGLVDKGTYRVDEAEFGGPPDVITIRARSADFTDAFRVRRERSFVGKTLAEIVGAIAADNGLSANIAPALGTRTIPALGSGAKSDAALLAALGKRFDAVATVKAGILIFAPVGSRRTASGKSLLSFTIDRRDTTTIRYTRVTRSKYAGVEATWHDKAQAKRQTVLAGGGGEGKPRRLRKVYASEADARQAAEAENSRIARRVATASLTLAYGRPDIFPEIPVKIAGAKPEIDARDWLVETAKHRMDGQGGLTTELELEAT; from the coding sequence ATGAGCGGCTATGTCCATCCCAAGGCGAGCTGGAAAGTCACGCTCGACGGGCGCGATCTGACCACGACCATGGATCCGCTGCTGATCTCGCTCGCCATTAGCGAGAAGCGCGGCGAGGCGGCCGATCAGCTCGACATCGTGCTGCGCGACCGGGATGGCCAGGTGGAAATCCCCCGGGAGGGCGCGGTGCTGCGGGTGAGCCTGGGCTGGGAACGCGGCAGCGGCGTTCCGGCGGGGCTGGTGGACAAGGGAACCTATCGGGTGGACGAAGCTGAGTTCGGAGGGCCGCCGGACGTCATCACGATCCGCGCGCGCTCGGCCGATTTCACGGATGCCTTTCGCGTCCGCCGCGAGCGCAGTTTCGTGGGCAAGACGCTGGCCGAGATCGTCGGCGCCATCGCGGCGGACAATGGCCTGAGCGCCAACATCGCACCTGCTCTCGGCACGCGCACGATTCCGGCGCTGGGGAGCGGCGCGAAGAGCGATGCCGCCCTGCTGGCCGCGCTTGGCAAGCGCTTCGATGCAGTAGCGACGGTGAAGGCCGGCATTCTGATCTTTGCCCCGGTGGGGAGCCGCCGCACCGCGAGCGGGAAGAGCCTGCTGAGCTTCACCATCGACCGGCGCGATACGACGACGATCCGCTACACCCGCGTCACGCGGAGCAAATATGCGGGCGTCGAGGCGACCTGGCACGACAAGGCGCAGGCGAAGCGGCAGACCGTGCTGGCCGGCGGGGGCGGTGAGGGGAAGCCGCGGCGCCTGCGCAAGGTGTATGCGAGCGAGGCGGACGCCCGGCAGGCGGCCGAGGCCGAGAACAGCCGCATAGCGCGCCGCGTGGCCACCGCGAGTCTCACGCTGGCTTATGGCCGCCCGGACATCTTCCCCGAAATCCCCGTGAAGATCGCCGGCGCCAAGCCCGAGATCGACGCGCGTGACTGGCTGGTCGAAACCGCGAAGCACCGAATGGACGGGCAGGGCGGCCTCACAACGGAGCTGGAGCTGGAAGCGACCTAG
- a CDS encoding tyrosine-type recombinase/integrase yields MIRGLHFVRKTNKSGITWYVYAYRGGPCILKRSGAAKPTLTRVEVAKLLEALPAGDAGTFGHLIRQWRGPPDDKASPEWQALAPGTRATWGFELDRIEEKWGKSALAVWNDFRMVARVIEWRDSRAATPRAADQGVKVLAELLRFARLRALLRINVAADVPSIYKGADRAEIIWTDADIAAYRAAADAEKGRGEPAKDILDLATCTGMRRSDLAGVTWREVSDHAIVRVALKKSRGRRRRAVIPLTDEARGLLERLRSRHRVEGVDHLLVNSHGRPWTPGSLTQAFNATRDAANGGAGIVQPGRQETGEPDRKKHLHDCRGTFVTQLCRTDLTNEEIGRIVAWSPENVDRIRRIYVDEAQVVVALAERIARASVNRAVN; encoded by the coding sequence TTGATCAGGGGCCTTCATTTCGTCCGCAAAACCAACAAATCCGGCATCACATGGTATGTGTACGCCTATCGCGGAGGGCCATGCATCCTGAAGCGCTCCGGCGCTGCGAAGCCAACGCTGACGCGCGTGGAGGTCGCCAAGTTGCTCGAGGCATTGCCGGCCGGCGACGCGGGCACGTTCGGCCACCTTATCCGGCAGTGGCGCGGGCCTCCAGACGACAAGGCCAGCCCCGAATGGCAGGCCCTTGCTCCCGGCACCCGCGCGACATGGGGGTTCGAACTGGACCGGATCGAGGAAAAGTGGGGCAAGAGCGCTCTTGCAGTCTGGAACGACTTTCGAATGGTCGCCCGGGTCATCGAGTGGCGCGATAGCAGGGCGGCAACTCCGCGCGCGGCGGACCAAGGCGTCAAGGTTCTTGCCGAGCTGCTGCGATTCGCCCGTTTGCGGGCCTTGCTCAGGATCAACGTCGCAGCCGACGTGCCATCGATCTACAAGGGCGCCGATCGGGCCGAGATCATCTGGACCGATGCGGACATTGCCGCCTATCGCGCGGCGGCTGACGCCGAAAAGGGCAGGGGGGAGCCGGCCAAGGATATCCTTGACCTCGCGACTTGCACCGGCATGCGCCGCAGTGATCTCGCCGGTGTGACCTGGCGCGAGGTCAGTGACCATGCGATCGTGCGCGTCGCGCTCAAGAAAAGCCGAGGCCGCCGGCGCCGCGCCGTCATTCCTCTCACGGACGAGGCACGCGGCCTGCTCGAGCGCCTGCGCTCGCGCCATAGGGTCGAGGGAGTGGATCATCTTCTGGTGAACAGCCATGGTCGCCCCTGGACGCCGGGGAGCCTCACACAGGCATTCAACGCCACGCGCGACGCGGCCAACGGCGGCGCCGGGATCGTTCAGCCAGGCCGCCAGGAAACGGGCGAGCCCGATCGCAAGAAGCATCTCCATGATTGCCGTGGAACCTTCGTCACACAGCTCTGCCGGACCGATCTCACCAACGAAGAGATCGGTCGCATCGTCGCCTGGTCACCCGAAAATGTGGACAGGATCCGCCGCATCTACGTTGACGAAGCGCAGGTCGTTGTGGCACTGGCCGAGCGCATCGCAAGGGCATCTGTAAACCGGGCTGTAAACTGA